From the Theobroma cacao cultivar B97-61/B2 chromosome 2, Criollo_cocoa_genome_V2, whole genome shotgun sequence genome, one window contains:
- the LOC18608872 gene encoding cysteine-rich and transmembrane domain-containing protein A isoform X1, with the protein MSYHHHHIFHKPQPASGKPPPEGLVGHSPPYPPPPTLLGYTHTHHSPLPTTPPGYQGYFYEGYPPSAPPPPPPLLPPRNDYHHNGCSSFLTGCLAALCCCCLLEDCFF; encoded by the exons ATGAGTTACCACCATCACCATATTTTCCACAAGCCTCAACCCGCATCAGGTAAACCACCACCAGAAGGATTGGTTG GGCACTCGCCTCCATATCCTCCACCGCCCACACTACTTGGATATACTCATACTCATCATTCTCCCTTACCAACAACTCCACCTGGATATCAAGGTTACTTTTATGAAGGCTACCCTCCATCAGCACCTCCCCCGCCTCCTCCGCTGCTACCTCCTAGGAATGATTACCATCACAATGGTTGCTCATCCTTCCTAACGGGGTG TTTGGCAGCTCTTTGTTGCTGCTGCTTGTTGGAGGACTGCTTCTTTTAA
- the LOC18608871 gene encoding LOW QUALITY PROTEIN: uncharacterized protein LOC18608871 (The sequence of the model RefSeq protein was modified relative to this genomic sequence to represent the inferred CDS: substituted 4 bases at 4 genomic stop codons), giving the protein MDLMVADFNKANSLPPMGFTENGSATFLSLGNPCLDLFFHVVLDTPPKSLKERLYLAWAHNPLTTLKHICNLRGVHGTRKSDKEGFYTVTFWLHKHHPKTLACNLDSFADFGYFKDLLEILYRMLEGSDVRKIXKEEWNXRKFSLKTTRRLKKTRGQKCSVPKKVRMLNAVEMAKIEKANASALRKEKKIAMAKKVLERYSRDPDFRFLYERVSDLFAECLKADMESMKFGQSRKVGLAAKWCPSIDSSFDKSTLLCESIAKKMFPHENYPEYEGIEEAHYAYRVRDRLRKEVLVPLHKVLELLEVYIGANKWDSIPYNKVASVAMTFYKEKFLKHDKWRFSKYLEDVKAGKSTIAADALLPHEIITSLDDNDGGDVLELXWQRMVNDLLQKGKLKNCMAVCDVSGSMSGISMEVSVALGVLVSELSEEPWKGKLITFSKNPKLQKVESQNLKEKTCFVRGMAWGMNTDFQKVSDLILKVAVRGQLKPEQTIKRLFVFSDMEFDEASASPXETDYQVIVRKFTEKGYGDTIPQIVFWNLRDSRTTPVPGSQNGVALVSGFSKNLIKMLLDEDGDINPEAVMEAAISGEEYQKLVVLD; this is encoded by the exons ATGGATCTCATGGTGGCCGATTTCAACAAAGCAAATAGCTTGCCTCCCATGGGCTTCACCGAAAACGGTTCAGCCACTTTTCTTTCCTTAGGCAACCCTTGCCTCGACTTGTTTTTCCATGTGGTCCTTGACACCCCACCCAAATCCCTCAAAGAGAGGCTCTATCTAGCCTGGGCCCACAACCCTTTGACCACTCTTAAACACATCTGTAACCTACGCGGTGTACATGGCACTAGGAAATCTGACAAGGAAGGGTTTTATACAGTAACGTTTTGGCTGCACAAGCACCATCCCAAAACCCTTGCCTGCAACTTGGATTCGTTTGCTGATTTCGGCTATTTCAAGGATCTTCTTGAGATTCTTTACCGCATGCTTGAAGGTTCCGATGTTAGGAAGATTTAAAAGGAGGAGTGGAACTAGAGAAAATTCAGTCTAAAAACTACAAGGCGCTTGA aaaaaactagGGGGCAGAAATGTAGTGTACCCAAAAAAGTTAGAATGTTAAATGCTGTTGAAATGGCTAAAATTGAGAAGGCAAATGCAAGTGCTTtaaggaaagagaagaagattGCTATGGCCAAAAAGGTTCTCGAGAGATACTCACGTGACCCGGATTTTAGATTCCTATACGAGCGTGTCTCTGATCTTTTTGCCGAGTGTCTTAAGGCCGATATGGAGTCGATGAAATTTGGTCAATCAAGGAAGGTTGGTCTTGCTGCTAAGTGGTGCCCTTCCATTGACTCTTCTTTTGATAAATCTACTTTGCTTTGCGAAAGTATTGCCAAAAAGATGTTCCCTCATGAGAACTACCCCGAATATGAAGGCATCGAGGAAGCACATTACGCTTACAGAGTTCGTGATCGATTGAGGAAAGAAGTGCTAGTGCCACTTCATAAAGTTTTAGAATTGCTAGAGGTGTATATTGGTGCAAACAAATGGGATTCAATTCCCTACAACAAAGTAGCCTCTGTGGCTATGACGTTTTACaaggaaaaatttttaaagcatGATAAGTGGCGGTTTTCTAAGTATTTGGAGGATGTGAAGGCTGGGAAATCCACAATTGCGGCTGATGCATTGCTTCCTCATGAAATAATCACCTCGTTGGATGATAACGATGGTGGAGATGTTCTAGAGCTTTAATGGCAAAGAATGGTTAATGATTTACTACAAAAGGGAAAGCTGAAAAACTGCATGGCAGTTTGCGATGTTTCTGGTAGCATGAGTGGGATATCAATGGAGGTTTCTGTTGCTTTGGGAGTATTGGTGTCAGAGCTAAGCGAGGAGCCATGGAAAGGGAAGCTTATTACTTTCAGCAAAAATCCTAAACTTCAAAAAGTTGAAAGTCaaaatttgaaggaaaaaaCTTGTTTCGTGAGGGGCATGGCATGGGGCATGAACACTGATTTTCAAAAAGTGTCTGATCTTATCTTAAAGGTTGCTGTCCGAGGCCAATTGAAGCCAGAACAAACGATTAAAAGGTTGTTTGTGTTTAGTGACATGGAGTTTGATGAAGCATCAGCGTCTCCCTAAGAGACTGACTATCAAGTTATAGTGAGGAAGTTTACTGAGAAAGGGTATGGCGACACGATTCCACAAATTGTCTTTTGGAATTTGAGAGATTCAAGGACTACACCAGTTCCCGGCAGTCAAAATGGGGTGGCTTTGGTTAGTGGGTTTTCAAagaatttgataaagatgtTATTGGATGAAGATGGAGATATAAACCCTGAGGCTGTCATGGAAGCTGCTATTTCGGGTGAGGAGTATCAGAAATTGGTTGTTCTTGATTGA
- the LOC18608872 gene encoding cysteine-rich and transmembrane domain-containing protein A isoform X2, whose product MSYHHHHIFHKPQPASGHSPPYPPPPTLLGYTHTHHSPLPTTPPGYQGYFYEGYPPSAPPPPPPLLPPRNDYHHNGCSSFLTGCLAALCCCCLLEDCFF is encoded by the exons ATGAGTTACCACCATCACCATATTTTCCACAAGCCTCAACCCGCATCAG GGCACTCGCCTCCATATCCTCCACCGCCCACACTACTTGGATATACTCATACTCATCATTCTCCCTTACCAACAACTCCACCTGGATATCAAGGTTACTTTTATGAAGGCTACCCTCCATCAGCACCTCCCCCGCCTCCTCCGCTGCTACCTCCTAGGAATGATTACCATCACAATGGTTGCTCATCCTTCCTAACGGGGTG TTTGGCAGCTCTTTGTTGCTGCTGCTTGTTGGAGGACTGCTTCTTTTAA